The Flavivirga eckloniae genomic interval TGTCTGCGAACATCTCCATCTTCATAAAGATTGATTAGTGCATCTGTTGGGGCGTTTTGCAGAAAGAATCCCACTGTTTTGTACCAAACAACTTGAGGATTATCTAAAACAAAAGGAACAACACGTAAGCTAGGGTCGGAAAAGCTAGTTTCATCGGTATTAATATCTCTCAAATCGTTCTTTAAAGACAAGGCGTTATTAACAGCAACTAATGCCTCTTCGTAATGACCTTGGTACAGGTATACTTTTGCTAATAACCCATAAGCTGCAGCCTTAGATGGTCTAAAAATAAGGTCTTGGGGTTGGGTGTCTGGTAAAATCTGAATTCCAAACTGAATTTCACTAAGAACAAGGTCGTAAACTTCTTGTACAGATGCCCGGATTAAATCCAATCCTGTTAAAGCAACACCCTCTCTAATTGGAACTCCTAAATCTGAACTTGCTGTGGCACTGTTATAATGAGTTGCGTATAAATTTACAAGATTAAAGTATGCATATGCCCTATGTAACTTGGCTTCTGCTTCTAAAACATTTTTCTCTGACATACTCCCTTCTGCCGATTCCAGACCATCTAAAATTACGTTGGCTGCATAAATTTGTGAATAATAAGCATTAAAATCTGTATCGTCTTGGGATGCGTTATAGATTGTAGGGTCAAATAAGTAAGCTCTAATATCTGTATCTTGATTAAAGAATGCGGCTGCTAAAGCAGGACTTAGTCTAATATCATCACTAAAAAACTGACTTATGGTGTGCGTTTTTTGAAAGCCATCAACCAGCCCTCCATCGAAAAAACTAAGTGCCGTATTATCTAACAACAACCTAAAATCGGCAAGTGTTTCTGGAACAATCACATTTTTGGGCTGTATGTCTAGGTACTCTTCTCGGTCACATGCTGTAATCGCTACAAAGCAAATTACTGTTAGTGCTATATATTTTATATTTTTCATTTTTATTCTTTTGATTTATTACTTTTTTTAGATTAAACCTAAGTTTATTTAAAAGGAAGCAGAAATGTTTAATGTATAAGTAGCTTGCCTAGGAATAAAAGCACTTTCTGGATCAACGTCCCATTTATTAAAGTTCCAAACGACCATATTATCTGCTTGAAATCCTATTTGAAGGCTATTCATGCCTAATCTTTCTAAAGTTTTTGTTGGGAATACATAGCCAAAACTTAGCTGGCTTAAACGGATATGTGATGCGTCATCCACAAATTTATTAGAGTCTCTGTAATAGGCATATCCTAATATTCCCCTATCTTGAAAAGCAGGTATTGCGGGAATATCTGTATTGTTTTCATCTCCAGGGTTTTGCCATCGATTAACATAATCTGCAGGTACATTTTCTAAAGGACTAACTCTGTTTGCAGGTATAAAAGAAGCGTTTCGATATCTAAATACATGACCAGCTTTAAATGTGGTCAATGTTCTTAGATAAAAGTTTTTATATTCTAAATTATTAACCCATGAGCCATAGTATTTAGGCAATAAAGAACCTTCTTCTACCAAAGCATCTGGTTCAAAGATGTTAGCTCTGAAATCGACAATTCGATTATTTTCATTTAAAAACTGAGGTGCACCATTACGATCTAACCCTTGATAATTATAGCTATAAATGGTTCTTAACGGTAGATCTGGAATTGCCAAATTACCATTTACATAATCGAATATCTGTGCGTTGCTTTGAACATCTACCTTTATTAAAGTATTTGTATTTACGCTAAAATTACCTGTAGTAGTATATCTGAAATTATCGCCTCGTAAGGGTCTTAAAGTTAAATTAATGTCAAAGCCTTCGTTACGTAATGTACCATTATTTATTCGAGCGCCGTTTACTCCAGAAATAGGATTAACCGACGTAAAAGCTAGTAAATCTTCACTATCCTTTTTATAATATTCTACGCTACCACTGATTAGATTGCCAAACAATCCAAAGTCTAATCCTAAATTCAATGCATTGGTCCGTTCTAAACGTAATTCTGGGTTAGGGAGCCCTGTAATATCTGCATTTGTGCCATTTACAAAAGGAAACGAAATATTTTTTGGGGTGATTAACAATTGCGGACTGGTAGATCTATCCACGTTACCATTAATACCATATGTGGCGCGTAGTTGCAGCCTGTTTATGTTTTGGTTACCAGTAAAAAACTCATTGGCAATGTTCCATTTAGCACCAACAGAATATAGAGGTATATTTCTATATTCGTCCGATGCACCAAATAAGTTGGTGTCGTCTAAACGTGTACTTCCAGATATGGTATATTTATTATCGAAAGTATAGGAAGCATTTGCAAAATAAGAGATAAAACGATTTTCGACAAATACATTTTCATTAAAGTCAGGAATTAAACTTGCAAACCTTAGTGGCAAACTTTCTGTAAAATCGGTCGTAAAATCAACAAGCTTAGCATCTAAAGAGCGTTCATCATAACCATATTGTCTGCTCGTAGCCCTCTCAGCAATGGTTTTACGTACTTCATAACCTGCTATAGCGGTTACTTGGTGTTTTTCATTAAAAAGCTTATCGAAGTTTAATTGTGTCCTAAAGGTATGTGCTCTTTGATTGCGGGTATCTATATCTAAAATAGCGCCTACTGGAATAGCATTAGACACCGGTAATTGTGTGCTAGGGTCTAATTGTGTAAAAAGATTTACCCGAAACCTCGTATAAAAAGATTGCTCGTTATGAAAGTCTCTTATATTTTGCTGTTGCCATTCATATTGAT includes:
- a CDS encoding RagB/SusD family nutrient uptake outer membrane protein; translated protein: MKNIKYIALTVICFVAITACDREEYLDIQPKNVIVPETLADFRLLLDNTALSFFDGGLVDGFQKTHTISQFFSDDIRLSPALAAAFFNQDTDIRAYLFDPTIYNASQDDTDFNAYYSQIYAANVILDGLESAEGSMSEKNVLEAEAKLHRAYAYFNLVNLYATHYNSATASSDLGVPIREGVALTGLDLIRASVQEVYDLVLSEIQFGIQILPDTQPQDLIFRPSKAAAYGLLAKVYLYQGHYEEALVAVNNALSLKNDLRDINTDETSFSDPSLRVVPFVLDNPQVVWYKTVGFFLQNAPTDALINLYEDGDVRRQWYADLRPNIADLDGVYYGARYFQGGASGLNTPELYLIQAEVNARLGNIQSANDALNTLRSNRFTPETYTPISITDQTELLQFVKEERRRESGGSIDRLFDIKRYNLLDNDNISVTHTFGDQTVTLPPNSQNFVLPIGLKYIQINPEIIQNPRD